In Streptococcus respiraculi, one DNA window encodes the following:
- the recA gene encoding recombinase RecA produces the protein MAKKPSKKLEDITKKFGEERKKALDDALKTIEKDFGKGAIMRLGERAEQKVQVMSSGSLSIDIALGAGGYPKGRIIEIYGPESSGKTTVALHAVAQAQKEGGIAAFIDAEHALDPAYAQALGVNIDELLLSQPDSGEQGLEIAGKLIDSGAVDLVVVDSVAALVPRAEIDGEIGDSHVGLQARMMSQAMRKLSASINKTKTIAIFINQLREKVGVMFGNPETTPGGRALKFYASVRMDVRGNTQIKGSGDQKDTNVGKETKVKIVKNKVAPPFKEAVVEIMYGHGISQTGELIEIGSNLGIIKKAGAWYSYNDEKIGQGSENAKKYLEENPEVFAEIDRKIRVHYGLIEDTEPAAVAEKTEVPADIQDVVLDLDGGIELED, from the coding sequence TTGGCGAAAAAACCAAGTAAAAAATTAGAAGATATTACCAAAAAATTTGGTGAGGAACGCAAAAAGGCCTTAGATGACGCTCTAAAAACGATTGAAAAAGATTTTGGTAAAGGGGCGATTATGCGCCTTGGAGAGCGTGCTGAACAAAAGGTTCAAGTTATGAGTTCAGGAAGCTTGTCGATTGATATTGCCTTAGGTGCTGGTGGTTATCCGAAAGGACGGATTATCGAAATCTACGGACCTGAAAGTTCAGGTAAGACGACAGTGGCTCTTCATGCGGTTGCCCAAGCACAAAAAGAAGGTGGTATTGCAGCCTTTATCGATGCTGAGCATGCACTTGACCCGGCCTATGCCCAAGCGCTTGGTGTGAATATTGATGAGTTGCTCTTGTCTCAACCAGACTCTGGTGAGCAGGGACTCGAAATTGCTGGTAAGTTGATTGATTCAGGTGCAGTTGACCTTGTAGTTGTTGACTCGGTTGCAGCCCTTGTGCCTCGTGCGGAGATTGATGGTGAGATTGGGGATAGCCACGTTGGTTTGCAGGCACGTATGATGAGCCAGGCTATGCGTAAGCTGTCTGCTTCCATTAACAAGACCAAAACGATTGCGATTTTCATCAACCAATTGCGTGAAAAAGTTGGTGTGATGTTTGGAAATCCTGAGACAACGCCTGGTGGGCGTGCGCTTAAATTCTACGCTTCTGTCCGTATGGATGTTCGTGGAAATACTCAGATTAAGGGGAGTGGTGACCAAAAAGATACCAATGTCGGAAAAGAAACCAAGGTGAAAATTGTTAAAAATAAGGTCGCTCCTCCTTTCAAGGAAGCCGTTGTTGAAATCATGTACGGCCACGGTATTTCACAAACGGGTGAATTGATTGAAATCGGTAGCAATCTTGGTATCATCAAAAAAGCTGGTGCTTGGTATTCTTACAACGATGAGAAAATCGGTCAAGGTTCAGAAAACGCTAAGAAATACTTGGAAGAGAATCCAGAAGTATTTGCTGAAATCGATCGCAAAATCCGTGTTCACTATGGCTTGATTGAAGATACAGAGCCTGCAGCAGTTGCTGAAAAGACAGAAGTTCCAGCAGACATTCAAGATGTTGTTCTTGATTTGGACGGCGGGATTGAATTAGAAGATTAG
- the spx gene encoding transcriptional regulator Spx: MIKIYTVSSCTSCKKAKNWLNAHQLSYNEHNLGKEAISKEEILNILTKTENGIASIVSSKNRYAKNLDCDIEDLSVNEVIELITENPRILKSPILIDEKRLQVGYKEDDIRAFLPRSVRNVENAQARLRAAL; the protein is encoded by the coding sequence ATGATTAAAATTTATACAGTTTCCAGCTGTACAAGTTGTAAAAAAGCGAAAAACTGGCTCAATGCTCACCAGTTATCATACAACGAGCATAATTTAGGAAAAGAAGCTATCAGCAAAGAAGAGATTTTAAATATTCTAACGAAGACTGAAAATGGGATTGCGAGTATTGTATCCTCTAAAAATCGCTATGCTAAAAATCTCGACTGTGATATTGAAGATTTGAGTGTCAACGAAGTGATTGAGTTGATCACGGAAAATCCACGAATTTTAAAAAGCCCCATCCTAATTGATGAGAAACGCCTTCAGGTAGGCTATAAAGAAGACGACATCCGTGCTTTTCTACCCCGTTCTGTACGCAATGTAGAGAATGCACAAGCTCGTTTGCGTGCAGCTCTATAA
- a CDS encoding IreB family regulatory phosphoprotein yields MGFTEETVRFRLDDVNKQEISETLTNVYRSLDEKGYNPINQIVGYVLSGDPAYIPRYNDARNRIRKYERDEIVEELVRFYLKGNGIDL; encoded by the coding sequence ATGGGATTCACAGAAGAAACTGTTCGTTTTCGTTTGGATGATGTTAATAAACAAGAAATTAGCGAAACCTTGACAAATGTTTACCGTTCTCTCGATGAGAAAGGTTACAATCCAATTAACCAAATCGTAGGCTATGTATTGAGTGGAGATCCAGCTTATATCCCTCGTTACAATGATGCGCGGAACCGGATTCGTAAGTATGAACGCGATGAGATCGTAGAGGAATTGGTCCGTTTTTATTTGAAGGGAAATGGGATTGACCTCTGA
- the ruvX gene encoding Holliday junction resolvase RuvX has translation MRIMGLDVGSKTVGVAISDPLGFTAQGLEIIPIDEEKGEFGFDRLTELVQEYKVDTFVVGLPKNMNNTSGPRVEASQAYGDRLVERYGLPVKYQDERLTTVAAERMLIEQADISRGKRKKVIDKLAAQLILQNYLDRTF, from the coding sequence ATGAGAATAATGGGATTAGATGTAGGTTCCAAAACAGTTGGAGTAGCAATTTCAGATCCTCTTGGCTTTACAGCGCAAGGATTGGAAATTATTCCGATTGATGAGGAGAAGGGTGAATTCGGATTTGACCGCTTGACAGAGCTGGTTCAAGAATACAAGGTGGATACATTCGTTGTAGGTCTACCGAAAAATATGAATAATACTAGCGGGCCGCGCGTTGAGGCTAGTCAAGCCTATGGTGACCGCTTGGTAGAACGATACGGTTTGCCAGTCAAGTATCAGGATGAACGCCTGACTACAGTGGCAGCAGAGCGCATGTTAATTGAGCAGGCAGACATCAGTCGCGGCAAACGCAAGAAAGTAATTGATAAGTTAGCTGCACAGCTCATTTTACAAAATTATTTAGATAGAACATTTTAA
- a CDS encoding DUF1292 domain-containing protein, protein MAHNHEHDHDHNHDEREFITLVDDNGNETLFEILLTIDGQEEFGKNYVLLIPASAEEDENGEVEIQAYSYIENENGTEGDLQPIPEDATAEWDMIEEVFNSFMEE, encoded by the coding sequence ATGGCACACAATCACGAACATGATCATGATCATAACCACGATGAACGCGAGTTTATCACTCTAGTAGATGATAATGGAAACGAAACTCTATTTGAAATTCTTTTGACCATTGATGGACAAGAAGAGTTTGGCAAAAATTACGTTCTCCTTATCCCTGCAAGCGCAGAAGAAGATGAAAACGGTGAAGTTGAAATCCAAGCTTATTCATATATTGAAAATGAAAACGGCACAGAAGGCGACCTCCAACCAATCCCAGAAGACGCAACAGCAGAATGGGATATGATTGAAGAAGTCTTCAACAGCTTTATGGAGGAGTAA
- a CDS encoding ISL3 family transposase — translation MEHLNNTTLLIGMKDKNITLNHAIQHETHIELIATLDYHPPKCKYCKAKQIKYDFQKPSKIPFIEIGGFPSLIRLKKRRFQCKSCRKVTVSETSLVKKNCQISELVWKKIAQLLLNREALSHIASKLAISISTAYRKLKQFQFKEDYSSLPEILSWDEFSYQKGKLAFIAQDFNTRKIITILDNRRQTTIRNHFFKYSKEARNKVKVVTVDMSGSYIPLIKSLFPKAKIVLDRFHIVQHMSRALNQTRIQLMNQYDKKSIEYRALKYYWKLIQKDSRKLSLNVFYSRTFRETLSPRECLQKLFKRVPELKGYYDLYQLLLFHLQEKNSEHFFNLIHDALPHLNHTFKVALNTFRRYQEYITNAIELPYSNAKLEATNKLIKDIKRNAFGYRNFDNFKKRIYLALNIEKEKTNFVSSRM, via the coding sequence ATGGAACACCTCAATAATACCACATTACTCATCGGAATGAAAGATAAAAATATCACCTTGAATCATGCCATTCAACACGAGACCCATATCGAACTCATCGCTACACTTGATTATCACCCTCCCAAATGTAAATACTGCAAGGCGAAACAAATCAAATACGACTTCCAAAAACCTTCTAAAATCCCCTTCATTGAAATCGGTGGTTTCCCTAGTCTTATTCGCTTGAAAAAGAGACGGTTTCAATGTAAGTCCTGTCGTAAAGTGACTGTCTCTGAAACTAGTCTCGTTAAGAAAAACTGCCAAATCTCTGAACTAGTCTGGAAAAAGATTGCTCAACTATTACTCAATAGAGAAGCGCTATCTCACATCGCTTCTAAGCTCGCTATCTCCATCTCCACAGCCTATCGAAAACTCAAGCAATTCCAGTTCAAGGAGGACTATTCTTCTCTACCTGAAATTTTATCTTGGGACGAATTCTCCTATCAGAAGGGAAAACTAGCCTTTATTGCTCAAGATTTCAATACAAGGAAAATCATAACAATTCTCGATAATCGAAGACAAACGACCATCCGAAACCATTTCTTCAAGTATTCTAAAGAAGCTAGAAACAAGGTAAAAGTCGTTACGGTTGATATGTCTGGAAGTTATATTCCTCTCATTAAGAGCTTATTCCCAAAAGCTAAAATTGTTCTGGATCGTTTTCATATCGTTCAGCACATGAGTAGGGCTTTGAACCAAACGCGTATCCAACTCATGAACCAATATGATAAAAAATCTATTGAGTATCGTGCCCTCAAATACTACTGGAAACTAATTCAAAAAGATAGCCGAAAACTCTCTCTAAATGTTTTCTATTCCCGAACCTTTAGAGAAACCTTATCTCCTAGAGAATGTCTCCAGAAGTTGTTCAAACGGGTCCCTGAGTTAAAAGGCTATTACGACCTTTATCAGTTATTACTTTTTCACCTCCAAGAGAAGAATTCCGAGCATTTCTTTAACTTAATTCACGATGCCTTACCGCATCTCAATCACACCTTCAAGGTAGCTTTGAACACTTTCAGACGCTATCAGGAATATATCACCAATGCCATCGAACTTCCTTATTCTAATGCCAAGCTAGAAGCCACTAACAAACTCATCAAAGACATCAAGCGCAATGCATTCGGCTATCGGAACTTTGACAATTTCAAAAAACGCATCTACCTCGCTTTGAACATCGAAAAAGAGAAGACGAATTTCGTCTCCTCTCGTATGTAG